The Desulfovibrio fairfieldensis sequence ACGCCTGTAAGCATGATGACGGCCGTGTCCTCGGCGGCCCGGCCCAGGGCGAGAATCACGCCGCCCCGGATGCCCGGAACAACGGCGGGAAGCAGAATGTGGCGCGCGGCCTGCCGCCTGGTGAAGCCCAGAGCTGTGGCGGTAGTTCTCAGGCTTTTGGGAACGGCCTCCAGGGCTTCGCACGTGGTGGTCACCAGTACGGGCAGCACCAGCAATGCCAGGCAGGCGGCGGCCAGAAACAACGACGTGTTCGCTTCCGTCTGGAAGGTCTTGCGCAGAAAGAGAATCAGCGTAAAGCCGAACAGCCCCATAACGATGGAAGGCGTTCCGGCCAGTACATCCATAGCCAGGCGGATGCGGGCGGCCTGACGTTTCGGCGCGAATTCGGCCAGATACAGGCCGCAGCCCACGCCGGGGAAAACAGCCAGCAGTACGGTAAGGCCCACCAGGCAGGCCGTACCCGCGCAGGCGGGCCAGAGCCCGTCCCAGACGGCTTGGCGCCCCAGCAGCGCGTCCAGGGCCGGGACATCCCCGAAAAAAAGCCGCGCGCCCAATGTGGGCAGCCCTTTGAAAAGCAGAAAGGCCAGCAAAGTGCCTGTTCCCAGGATCAGAAGCAGGGCGCATGTGCGCAATGCCCAGCGGAAAAAAGCGCCGGACGGAGCAAGGGAGGGCACCCGGCGGATCAGCATGACCGCATTTCCTTGCCGCGGCGCGCGTCCGTCTCCAGGCGGCGCAAGGCCAGGCTTACCCCGCCGTTGACCAGCAGGAGAATCAGACCGGCCACAAAGAGGGAATTATACGCCGCGCCGCCCACTTCGTTGGCCGTGACCAACGCCATGTGCGCGGTAAGCGTACGCAGGCTTTCGGTCAGGCCGCCGGGAACTTGCGTGGCATTGCCTGCCAGCATAAGCGGGATAAGAGTGTCGCCCACGGCGCGGCCGAAACCCAGAACAGCCGCGGCCGTCAGGTTACGCCGGGCTTTCGGAAGCACAAAAAAGCGCAGCAGGTCCAGGCGGGAAAAGCCCAGCGCCTGCCCCCAGGGGCAAAGCCGTTCCAGGCGGGGGCCGAGCCCGGCTTCCAGCACCAGAACCATGGTGGGAAGAATCAGAAGGGTGAGCATGATTCCGGCGGAGAGCAGGCACATGCCCGTACCGCCCAAAGCCGTGCGCACCAAGGGCGTCAGCAGGAACACGGCCGCAAAGCCATAGACCACGGTGGGAATGGTGGTCATAAAGCGGATCAGTGTTCCTGTCAGCTTCACCAGGGGGCGCGCGGCGCGGGCCTCTTCGGTGAGCAGCCAGCAGCACAAGCCCAGCGCCAGGGGCCAGCCGATGATCAGGGCAAAGCCCGCCAGGGCCAGAGATCCCAGGCACATGGGCAAAATGCCGAAATGCCCCTGGTAGGGCTGCCAGACCCAGTCCAGGGGGCTTCCCGGTCCCGGCTGAATCAATGCGGGCAGGGCGGCCGCCAGAATCATGACGAAGAGCAAGGACACCGCGCCGACGGCCAGGATCGCGGCCAGCCGTGTGCCCAGGCCCGCCCGGTCGCCCGGTTCGCTCTGATGTGCGGTCGGCCCGGCGGCCGTGAAGATCAGATCTTCTCCTGCCGCCGGGCCGTCAGCGTCCTTATTTTTTCTCATAGGGAATATAACCGGCCCCGGACACGATCTCTTTGCCCGCGGGCGAGTAGATATAGTCCACAAAGGCTTTGGTCAGCCCCTCGGGCTCGCCCTTGGTGTTCATATACAGCAGCCGGGTCACGGTGTAGGTACCCTTGGCGGCGTTTTCCTGGGAAGGCTTCATGCCGTCCACGTCCAGGCCTTTGATGCTCGGGTCCAGATGTCCGATGCCCACATAGCCCACGGCGTTGGGATCCTGGGCAATGGCGGTTTTCATGGCCCCGTTGGAATTGACCACGTTGGCCCCGGCAGAGGAACTTCCCTTGTCCAGAGCGCGTTCCTCGAAGGTTTCGCGGGTTCCGCTGCCGTCCTCGCGCACGTAAAGCGAAATGGGCGCGTCAGCCCCACCCACGGCTTTCCAGTTGGTGATCTTACCGGCAAAGATATCTTTGAGTTGGGCTTTGCTCAGTCCGGAGACCGGATTTTTTGGATTGACGGCCACCGCCACGCCATCGATGGCAAAGGGAAAGCTGACCAGCCCGTATTTCTTGATTTCGGACTCCTTGAGCGCCCGGCCCGTGTTGCCGATCTGGGCCAGGCCCTCGCCCGCTTTCTGCACGCCTACGCCTGAGCCGCCCCCGGCCACAGTGATGCGGATGTCCGGATTGGCCGCCATGATCTGTTTGGCCGCGCCCTTCATCACCGGGATATGGGCGGTGCCTCCCGCGATGTCGAGGTTGCCTTTCAGGCCGTTGAAAGCGTCCAGAGGACCGGCGGCCAGAGCCGTGGAAGCGCTGAAAGCCAGGCAGGCCAGCGCCATAAGACAACGATGCATGAGAGTTCTCCTGTTTTGCCGTGTGAGCGACACGATCCGGAGCTGTGTCCGAACCAGGCCATTGCCGCAAGTGCGGCGTCACTGAGCCGTTGCAGGAGGGAGAAGGAGCCGCGTCATGCCTGATGCGGCCATGAAAGAGAAAGAAAGCCCGGCCGCTAAGGGATGAAGGGAGACATCCAGCCCCACCCAACGGCCGGTCAGGTGGCGCCGGTACGCGCATGCATGCCCTCTGCGTCCTTCAGAATCCTGAGACGCTGGCATTTCAGCGAGATTTCGCGTGAATATTTCCGGCATGCAAGCATTGAATCTCTGTACGCAGACCTGAACCGGGAGTCAAGGCATGCGGGAACGCGGACATTGTAGCTTCCGACGCTGCCGCGGGTCATTCCTCCGCGTTAAAGGGGTGTTCATAGTCGTCCACGTCAAAGCGGCAATCCTTGAAATAACGGCAGCGGTCGGCCTCGGTGACAAACCGCAGCACGCGGCAGGGATTGCCGACGGCCAGGGCATTGTCCGGAATGTCCCTGGTCACTACGCTGCCGGAGCCGATCACCACATTGTCGCCCACGCGCACGCCGGGATTGATCACCGTATTGCCCCCGATCCAGACATTGTCGCCGATGGCGACTGGCCTGCCGTATTCATAGCCCGAATTCCGGGATGCGGGATGCAGGGGGTGCCCGGCCGTATAAATAGCCACATTGGGCGCGATCATGGCGTAGCGGCCGATGCTGACCCTGGCCACGTCCAGCACCGTGAAATTGTAATTGGCGAAAAAGTTTTCGCCCACGTCGATATTATAGCCGTAATCACAGTAAAACGGCCCCTCAATGCGTACATGCCTGCCGCATGCGCCGAGAATCTCGCGGAGCAGCGCGTCCCGTTCGCCTTCCCGGTCGGGCGGCAGATGATTGTAGCGAAAGATTTTTTCCCGGCAGGCCCGGCGTTCTTCGCTCAGCCCGTCCAGCCAGGCCTTGTAGGGAAGGCCCGCAAGCATGCGCTCCTTGTGGTTCATGAGCGGTTCTCCTTTGTCTCGTGCGGGGGGTGGAGCTCAAAAAAACGGCAGGCTTGCGGCCTGCCGTTTTTTTGAGCTGGTGAAAAGCTTATCCGGCTTAGATGAAGAAAACCCAGGTCAGCACGGCGAACAGCGGGATCAGAATGCCCACGGACCAGGCCATGTAGCCGAAGAAACTGGGCATGCGCACGCCCTGGTTTTCAGCGATGGAGCGGACCATGAAGTTGGGCGCGTTGCCGATGTAGGTATTGGCGCCCATGAATACCGCGCCCGCCGAGATGGCGATCAGGGTGTCGGCCATGTCGTTCATCAGGTGAACGGCATCGCCGCCGGCGGTGTTGAAGAAGACCAGGTAGGTGGGCGCATTGTCCAGGAAGCTCGACAGCGCGCCGGTGAGCCAGAAATACATGGCGTTGACCGGCTGGCCGTCCGGGGTGGAAACCATCTGGATCAGGGAGGACAAGGCGCCGTCCGTACCGGCGCGCAGAATGGCGATGGCCGGGATCATGCTCAGGAAGATGCCGAAGAAGAGCTTGGCCACTTCCTCAATGGGCGCCCAGGAAAAGCCGTTGAGCTCGCGGCAGCGGCGGCTGGTGAACTTCCAGGAAAGACC is a genomic window containing:
- a CDS encoding PstA family ABC transporter permease is translated as MLIRRVPSLAPSGAFFRWALRTCALLLILGTGTLLAFLLFKGLPTLGARLFFGDVPALDALLGRQAVWDGLWPACAGTACLVGLTVLLAVFPGVGCGLYLAEFAPKRQAARIRLAMDVLAGTPSIVMGLFGFTLILFLRKTFQTEANTSLFLAAACLALLVLPVLVTTTCEALEAVPKSLRTTATALGFTRRQAARHILLPAVVPGIRGGVILALGRAAEDTAVIMLTGVVANAGLPAGLWGKFEALPFSIFYTAAQYQSQEELLRGFGAALVLLMLASGLLFCARLLENRFHRRWRGES
- a CDS encoding PstC family ABC transporter permease yields the protein MRKNKDADGPAAGEDLIFTAAGPTAHQSEPGDRAGLGTRLAAILAVGAVSLLFVMILAAALPALIQPGPGSPLDWVWQPYQGHFGILPMCLGSLALAGFALIIGWPLALGLCCWLLTEEARAARPLVKLTGTLIRFMTTIPTVVYGFAAVFLLTPLVRTALGGTGMCLLSAGIMLTLLILPTMVLVLEAGLGPRLERLCPWGQALGFSRLDLLRFFVLPKARRNLTAAAVLGFGRAVGDTLIPLMLAGNATQVPGGLTESLRTLTAHMALVTANEVGGAAYNSLFVAGLILLLVNGGVSLALRRLETDARRGKEMRSC
- a CDS encoding phosphate ABC transporter substrate-binding protein, whose product is MHRCLMALACLAFSASTALAAGPLDAFNGLKGNLDIAGGTAHIPVMKGAAKQIMAANPDIRITVAGGGSGVGVQKAGEGLAQIGNTGRALKESEIKKYGLVSFPFAIDGVAVAVNPKNPVSGLSKAQLKDIFAGKITNWKAVGGADAPISLYVREDGSGTRETFEERALDKGSSSAGANVVNSNGAMKTAIAQDPNAVGYVGIGHLDPSIKGLDVDGMKPSQENAAKGTYTVTRLLYMNTKGEPEGLTKAFVDYIYSPAGKEIVSGAGYIPYEKK
- a CDS encoding sugar O-acetyltransferase encodes the protein MNHKERMLAGLPYKAWLDGLSEERRACREKIFRYNHLPPDREGERDALLREILGACGRHVRIEGPFYCDYGYNIDVGENFFANYNFTVLDVARVSIGRYAMIAPNVAIYTAGHPLHPASRNSGYEYGRPVAIGDNVWIGGNTVINPGVRVGDNVVIGSGSVVTRDIPDNALAVGNPCRVLRFVTEADRCRYFKDCRFDVDDYEHPFNAEE